A stretch of the Musa acuminata AAA Group cultivar baxijiao chromosome BXJ2-7, Cavendish_Baxijiao_AAA, whole genome shotgun sequence genome encodes the following:
- the LOC103990398 gene encoding abscisic acid 8'-hydroxylase 1, which translates to MSSTCVATVVPNASLTIMLFPSLTLCFLFLCLIYYLLSRAFLTGSRSLPLPPGSMGWPYIGETLQLYSNNPNAFFALKQKRYGPIFKTHILGCPCVMVSSPEAARFVLVTRAHLFNPTFPASKERMLGPQAIFFQQGDYHARLRRLVLRALMPDAIRGSVAGIEAAALRALRSWDGRFVNTFLEMKTYAFNVALLSIFGNDEICYIEDLKQCYYTLEKGYNSMPVNLPGTLFYKAMKARKQLAQIVAKIVSSRRTQSKTEANGLLGSFMETKEALTDDQIADNIIGVIFAARDTTASVLTWIVKYLGDNPGILRAVTEEQEEITRSKDGKSLTWADTKRMPLTSRVIQETMRVASVLSFTFREAVEDVEYEGYLIPKGWKVLPLFRNIHHSPDNFADPEKFDPSRFEVAPKPNTFMPFGNGSHSCPGNELAKLEMLVLLHHLTTKYRWSMVGCQSGIQFGPFVLPLNGLPLRFSLKSPVEDHTA; encoded by the exons ATGAGTTCCACTTGCGTCGCCACCGTCGTCCCGAATGCGTCCTTGACGATCATGCTTTTTCCGTCCCTCACCCTCTGCTTCCTGTTCCTGTGCCTCATCTACTATCTGCTTTCGCGAGCATTCCTCACCGGGTCCCGTAGTCTGCCCTTGCCGCCGGGCTCCATGGGCTGGCCTTATATTGGAGAGACCTTGCAGCTCTACTCCAACAATCCCAACGCCTTCTTCGCCCTCAAGCAGAAGAG GTACGGTCCCATCTTTAAGACCCACATCCTGGGCTGCCCCTGCGTCATGGTGTCGAGCCCTGAGGCGGCAAGGTTCGTGCTGGTGACGCGGGCTCACCTGTTCAATCCGACGTTCCCCGCCAGCAAGGAGCGGATGCTGGGTCCCCAGGCCATCTTCTTCCAGCAGGGCGACTACCACGCCCGCCTCCGCCGCCTCGTGCTGCGGGCTCTCATGCCCGACGCCATCCGCGGCTCCGTCGCCGGCATTGAGGCCGCCGCTCTCCGGGCCTTGCGCTCCTGGGACGGCCGTTTCGTTAATACCTTCCTTGAAATGAAGACG TACGCGTTCAATGTGGCACTCCTCTCTATCTTTGGGAATGATGAGATCTGCTACATCGAGGATCTGAAGCAGTGTTACTACACCCTGGAGAAGGGGTACAACTCCATGCCCGTCAACCTGCCTGGGACCCTCTTCTACAAGGCAATGAAGGCCAGGAAACAGCTGGCTCAAATTGTGGCCAAGATTGTGTCGTCCAGGAGGACGCAGTCGAAGACGGAGGCCAATGGTCTGCTTGGCTCTTTCATGGAAACCAAAGAAGCGCTCACCGACGATCAGATTGCCGACAACATTATCGGCGTCATCTTTGCAGCCCGGGACACCACTGCCAGCGTGCTCACCTGGATCGTCAAGTACCTCGGGGATAACCCAGGCATCTTACGAGCAGTGACG GAAGAGCAAGAGGAGATCACGAGGAGCAAAGACGGCAAGTCCCTGACTTGGGCTGATACCAAGAGGATGCCACTCACATCGAGGGTGATTCAGGAGACGATGAGGGTGGCCTCCGTCTTATCTTTTACCTTCAGAGAAGCGGTGGAAGATGTGGAGTACGAAG GGTATCTGATTCCCAAGGGTTGGAAGGTGTTGCCGCTCTTCCGAAACATTCACCACAGCCCGGATAACTTCGCTGACCCGGAAAAATTTGATCCCTCCAGATTTGAG GTTGCTCCAAAACCCAACACTTTCATGCCATTTGGAAACGGGTCCCATTCCTGCCCTGGCAATGAGCTCGCGAAGCTGGAGATGCTCGTGCTCCTCCATCACCTCACCACCAAATACAG GTGGTCTATGGTGGGATGCCAAAGCGGTATTCAGTTCGGACCTTTTGTGCTGCCCCTGAATGGCTTGCCCCTGAGATTCTCTCTCAAGTCACCAGTCGAGGACCATACAGCTTGA
- the LOC135616207 gene encoding uncharacterized protein LOC135616207 has product MTNMIYLIVKPFGLVQIFFLLGVRTVGLATLVFWQLLKLIINFHVDLCWHFLILGITFMTLPMRMLTALKNEVKLERLLNEMQIQLENLIWENKELEERLLIATDDRKVIEMILKEIEEEHEKAVTRIDLLENELQELKEENMRSNEVQGKTLWNSKSHYEKDVRSRESILIGTDYGSTSMHPSYNRRGLSLSDPEEPHEKGEALRQQRVVVLSRSLFSSFLSLLVGMIIWEAEDPCVPLVAALFTVVGISLGSVLEFFSTIRNRPASDAVALLSINWFILGTLSSRTLPVIAHMLAPSAIRIAVQLVGWLGFSV; this is encoded by the exons ATGACGAATATGATATACTTGATTGTGAAACCCTTCGGTTTGGTCCAAATCTTCTTCCTGCTGGGAGTGAGGACGGTTGGTCTTGCCACGCTGGTATTCTGGCAACTATTGAAATTGATCATCAACTTTCATGTGGACCTCTGTTGGCACTTTCTCATTTTGGGGATTACTTTCATGACTCTACCAATGCGAATGCTGACTGCCTTGAAGAACGAAGTAAAG CTAGAGAGGCTTCTCAATGAGATGCAAATTCAGTTAGAGAATCTCATATGGGAAAATAAGGAACTTGAAGAACGGCTGCTGATAGCAACGGACGATCGAAAGGTCATAGAAATGATACTTAAGGAGATTGAAGAGGAACACGAGAAAGCTGTAACTAGGATTGACCTACTTGAGAACGAG TTGCAGGAACTTAAAGAAGAAAACATGCGATCGAATGAAGTTCAGGGAAAAACCCTCTGGAACAGCAAATCTCATTATGAAAAAGATGTGAGATCCCGAGAGAGTATCTTAATTGGCACTGATTATGGTAGCACTTCAATGCATCCAAGTTACAACCGGAGGGGCTTAAGCCTTTCGGACCCAGAGGAACCTCATGAAAAAG GTGAGGCTTTGAGGCAACAGAGAGTTGTGGTACTTTCTCGGAGTTTGTTCAGTTCATTCCTGTCTCTTCTGGTAGGCATGATCATCTGGGAAGCTGAAGACCCATGTGTTCCTCTGGTAGCAGCCCTATTTACTGTTGTAGGCATATCTCTTGGCAGCGTGCTCGAGTTTTTCTCAACCATCAGGAACAGGCCGGCTTCCGATGCTGTTGCTCTACTTAGTATCAACTGGTTCATTCTGGGTACTCTCTCTTCTCGGACACTGCCTGTCATTGCTCATATGCTTGCACCGTCAGCCATCAGGATTGCTGTTCAGCTGGTTGGCTGGCTTGGTTTCTCTGTGTAG
- the LOC103990395 gene encoding alkylated DNA repair protein ALKBH8 homolog isoform X1, with protein sequence MNMMNSRFTRFKGLENEPTPNLFVANCGPAVGMSFDNIESAFGIFGKVVGVHAADETGTRVIVCFSEVNAAQAAFKALNGLPCAELGGRIMHISYSVVRPLQKVHKEIFFPVYFSASDLGIPGIYLVHDFITVEEEKRLLAEVDNRQWRSLSKRRVQHYGYEFLYETRNIDSKHFLGELPSFVSNILQKILSFPGLGRDQNKEMDQLTVNEYPCGVGLSPHIDTHSAFDELIFSLSTAGPCIMEFRRYPEGTWCHPTASVNEIHEDTPLLSSYIARKAIFLPPRSMLLMSGEGRYAWHHYIPHRKVDRVGEKAIGRSSRRVSFTFRKVRKGSCCCPYKQYCDSQLECRNQQVKQDIVQSSLPLKREAFCPTDTDRI encoded by the exons atgaacatgatgaactcaAGATTCACCAGATTTAAAGGATTAGAGAATGAGCCAACTCCTAACTTGTTTGTTGCCAATTGTGGACCAGCTGTGGGCATGTCTTTTGATAATATTGAATCTGCTTTTGGCATTTTTGGCAAGGTTGTTGGAGTCCATGCTGCTGATGAAACTGGTACACGTGTAATTGTTTGCTTTTCTGAAGTCAATGCTGCTCAAGCAGCCTTTAAAGCACTAAATGGCCTCCCTTGTGCTGAACTTGGAGGGAGAATAATGCATATAAGCTACTCAGTAGTACGGCCACTTCAGAAG GTacataaagaaatattttttccAGTATATTTTTCGGCATCAGACTTGGGGATTCCAGGAATTTATCTCGTGCATGATTTTATCACTGTGGAGGAAGAAAAG AGACTCCTTGCAGAAGTTGACAATAGGCAGTGGAGAAGTCTGTCGAAAAGAAGAGTTCAGCATTATGgttatgaatttttgtatgag ACAAGAAACATTGATTCTAAGCATTTTTTGGGTGAGCTTCCATCCTTTGTTTCGAACATACTGCAGAAAATCTTATCATTTCCTGGTCTTGGTCGTGATCAAAACAAAGAAATGGATCAGTTGACG GTTAATGAATATCCATGTGGGGTAGGCTTATCCCCACACATAGACACTCATTCGGCATTTGATGAACTCATCTTCAGCCTTTCAACAGCTGGTCCATGCATTATGGAATTTAGGAGATATCCTGAAGGGACTTGGTGCCATCCAACTGCATCTGTTAATGAAATACATGAAGACACCCCTCTTTTATCCTCGTATATTGCTAGAAAAGCTATTTTTCTTCCTCCTCGTTCTATGCTCTTGATGTCTGGGGAAGGGCGTTATGCTTGGCATCATTATATTCCACATCGCAAG GTTGATAGAGTAGGGGAAAAGGCAATCGGAAGAAGTTCACGTAGGGTTTCTTTCACTTTCCGCAAG GTAAGGAAAGGATCATGCTGCTGTCCATACAAGCAGTATTGTGACTCTCAACTGGAATGTAGAAATCAACAGGTAAAACAAGACATAGTCCAATCATCTCTACCATTGAAACGAGAAGCATTTTGTCCAACAGACACTGACCGAATATAA
- the LOC135616084 gene encoding pectin acetylesterase 7-like produces MSTAEISSSSPSYKCSQLIAKRFVRSASPLNFRMVGVKSGTWVCPLICLLYLLAFLQVEGDNVPMTLLKGAVAEGAVCLDGSAPAYNLAPGSGSGANNWLVFVEGGGWCSTVEECLARKNTFRGSSDHMPPQSFSGMLGGVQQSNPDFYNWNRVKIRYCDGASFTGDIEKVDPATGLHFRGARVWRAIMKDLLAKGMNKAQKALLGGCSAGGLTTILHCDNFRSLLPASATVKCFSDAGYFIDAKDISGADSIQSFYGDVVKLHGSANNLPSSCTSRLPANKCFFPQNVVATMKTPLFILNAAYDQWQIDHILVPSSADPKNTWGDCKLDIKKCSSDQLQKLQGFRTTFLNALPGAGSSSTGLFILSCHTHCLSGDADIWYSDDSPKIDNTPIGKAVGGWYFGRSSAVRKIDCPYPCNSSCRKVAAGSMED; encoded by the exons ATGAGCACGGCCGAGATCTCGAGTTCCTCTCCATCTTACAAGTGTTCTCAGCTCATCGCGAAGCGGTTTGTGCGCAGTGCTTCGCCGCTAAATTTCAG AATGGTTGgtgttaaatcaggaacatgggtGTGCCCTCTCATCTGCTTACTCTATCTACTGGCCTTTCTACAAGTTGAAGGTGACAATGTGCCCATGACTCTGTTGAAAGGTGCAGTAGCTGAAGGAGCAG TTTGCTTGGATGGAAGTGCTCCAGCATATAATCTCGCCCCTGGTTCTGGCTCTGGTGCAAATAACTGGTTGGTTTTCGTCGAG GGAGGAGGTTGGTGCAGCACTGTTGAAGAATGCTTAGCACGTAAAAACACTTTTAGAGGTTCCTCTGATCATATGCCGCCTCAATCCTTCTCTGGCATGTTAGGAGGCGTTCAGCAAAGCAATCCTG ACTTCTATAACTGGAACCGGGTCAAGATTCGGTACTGTGATGGTGCCTCATTTACAGGGGACATAGAAAAAGTAGATCCT GCTACAGGTCTCCACTTCAGAGGAGCCAGAGTTTGGAGAGCTATAATGAAAGATCTATTGGCGAAGGGGATGAACAAAGCACAAAAG GCACTTCTCGGTGGCTGCTCGGCAGGTGGATTGACAACCATACTACATTGTGACAACTTCCGCAGTCTTCTCCCAGCTAGTGCAACAGTGAAATGCTTCTCCGATGCTGGTTATTTCATTGATGC gaaggatatttcTGGAGCAGACTCGATCCAATCCTTTTATGGTGATGTTGTTAAACTTCAT GGATCAGCAAATAATTTGCCATCTTCATGCACGTCGAGGTTACCAGCAAACAAG TGCTTTTTCCCACAGAACGTGGTGGCCACAATGAAGACACCCCTTTTTATCCTCAATGCAGCATATGATCAATGGCAG ATCGATCACATTTTAGTGCCATCCTCTGCTGATCCGAAGAACACTTGGGGAGACTGCAAGCTCGATATCAAGAAATGTTCCTCGGATCAACTTCAGAAACTGCAAG GTTTCAGGACAACGTTCCTGAACGCACTGCCGGGAGCAGGCAGCTCGTCTACGGGATTGTTCATCCTCTCATGCCACACTCATTGCCTATCTGGAGATGCGGATATCTGGTATTCAGATGATTCTCCAAAGATCGATAACACT CCAATTGGGAAGGCTGTGGGAGGCTGGTACTTCGGTCGGAGTTCTGCTGTAAGGAAGATCGACTGCCCGTATCCATGCAATTCTTCGTGTCGTAAAGTTGCCGCCGGTTCCATGGAAGATTAG